In the genome of Gloeotrichia echinulata CP02, one region contains:
- a CDS encoding HlyD family efflux transporter periplasmic adaptor subunit, with the protein MPYVSPNSSSALAKDEQDEYVRSNSNQQETTQIEEQSIEANTKDLYYGTEKLLDALPRVWTRIVLYVLIGCVGLGLPWAIFSKIDETGSARGRIEPKGSTQKLDSQAGGSVKAVRVKEGTTVRAGQLLLELESDILRTELQEAQAKLSGLQNQLAQLDVIKNQLRLTLGVQEQQNQSQALEKISQVNQVKQNLDAKQSTYNLQKLEKQALLNQLQQQINSTRNDQKSAQGRLTIDSRQVQRYSQLVDNGAVSENQVDQLRKEEQESKRLYQQAISNIKQAELRLQEEKNRSQVTIHQLESDIQQAKLRLQEEENSYQSVVQTGKLAVLKNQQQLKDLESQIGTLKSQIAQTGSQIISLKLQLQQKLVRSPIDGVIFELPISKPGEVVQPGQKIAQIAPKNTDFVLKANIPIQDSGFLKVGMPVKIKFDAYPFQEYGIVPGKVTRISPDSKVSQTPQGNIESFELEIALEQQYLQNGDKRIPLTAGQTASAEVIIRQRRVIDFVLDPFKKLQKGG; encoded by the coding sequence ATGCCATATGTATCTCCCAATTCCTCATCTGCATTGGCGAAAGATGAGCAGGATGAGTATGTAAGAAGTAACAGCAATCAGCAAGAAACTACACAGATAGAAGAGCAGTCCATAGAAGCTAATACCAAAGACTTGTACTACGGCACAGAAAAACTACTAGATGCTTTACCTAGGGTTTGGACACGAATTGTGCTATATGTGCTGATAGGCTGTGTTGGTCTTGGCTTACCCTGGGCAATTTTCTCAAAAATAGATGAGACTGGAAGCGCTAGAGGGCGTATAGAACCTAAAGGTTCAACCCAAAAATTAGACTCCCAAGCAGGCGGGAGTGTGAAAGCGGTTAGGGTAAAAGAAGGAACTACAGTCAGAGCAGGACAGCTTTTATTGGAACTTGAGTCTGATATCCTGCGAACGGAACTGCAAGAGGCTCAAGCAAAGCTTTCTGGACTACAAAATCAATTGGCGCAACTGGATGTGATTAAAAACCAACTACGGTTGACCCTTGGAGTTCAGGAGCAACAAAATCAATCCCAAGCTTTGGAAAAAATCTCTCAAGTAAACCAGGTAAAACAAAACTTAGATGCTAAACAAAGTACTTATAACTTACAAAAGTTAGAAAAACAGGCATTACTCAATCAGCTACAGCAGCAGATTAACTCCACGCGCAATGACCAAAAGTCGGCTCAAGGTCGTTTGACTATAGATTCTAGACAAGTGCAACGCTATAGCCAACTTGTGGACAATGGTGCGGTTTCTGAGAATCAAGTTGACCAACTCCGAAAAGAAGAACAAGAAAGCAAACGACTCTATCAACAAGCCATATCCAATATTAAACAAGCAGAACTCCGACTGCAAGAAGAAAAAAATCGTTCACAGGTAACAATCCATCAATTAGAGTCTGATATTCAGCAAGCAAAACTTCGACTACAAGAAGAAGAAAACAGCTATCAAAGCGTAGTCCAAACAGGGAAATTGGCAGTTCTTAAAAATCAGCAGCAACTCAAAGATTTAGAAAGCCAAATTGGGACGCTAAAATCTCAAATCGCCCAGACAGGAAGCCAAATCATATCCTTAAAGCTTCAGTTGCAGCAAAAATTAGTGCGATCGCCAATTGATGGGGTGATTTTTGAGTTACCAATCAGCAAGCCGGGAGAAGTTGTACAACCAGGTCAGAAAATTGCCCAAATTGCTCCCAAAAATACTGACTTTGTTCTCAAAGCGAATATACCGATTCAGGATAGCGGTTTCTTGAAGGTGGGAATGCCGGTCAAAATCAAGTTTGATGCCTATCCCTTCCAGGAGTATGGAATTGTACCAGGAAAGGTGACTCGGATCTCTCCCGATTCCAAAGTCAGCCAAACACCCCAAGGAAACATCGAAAGTTTTGAGTTGGAAATCGCCTTAGAGCAGCAGTACTTGCAAAATGGCGATAAACGTATTCCCTTAACCGCCGGTCAGACAGCCAGCGCTGAAGTAATTATTCGCCAGCGGCGGGTAATTGACTTTGTATTAGATCCATTTAAGAAACTGCAGAAAGGCGGTTGA
- the ilvA gene encoding threonine ammonia-lyase, biosynthetic, producing MYCDYLVQILTARVYDVAQETPLEYAPNLSARVNNKLLLKREDMQSVFSFKLRGAYNKMVNLPPDMLAQGVIAASAGNHAQGVALSAKRLGTRAIIVMPVTTPQVKVDAVKARGGEVVLYGDTYDDAYAYARKLEAEKDLTFIHPFDDPDVIAGQGTIGMEILRQYQQPIHAIFVAIGGGGLISGIAAYVKRLRPEIKIIGVEPVDADAMNQSLKAGKRVRLSQVGLFADGVAVREVGEETFHLCQQYVDEIILVDTDDTCAAIKDVFEDTRSILEPAGALAIAAAKAYAEREQIQGKTLVAVACGANMNFERLRFVAERAEFGERREAIFAVTIPEEAGSLRKFCECLGKRNLTEFNYRIADQKTAHIFVGMQIQNRADAVKMVQTFEGCGFETIDLTDDELTKLHLRHMVGGHSPLAHNELLYRFEFPERPGALMKFVGSMSPDWNISMFHYRNNGADYGRIVVGIQVPPQEMQEWQAFLDTLGYRYWDESQNPAYKLFLG from the coding sequence ATGTATTGCGATTACCTGGTACAAATCCTGACCGCCCGCGTATACGATGTTGCTCAAGAAACGCCTTTAGAATATGCCCCTAATCTCTCGGCGAGAGTAAATAACAAGCTGCTGCTGAAGCGAGAAGATATGCAGTCAGTGTTTTCCTTTAAACTGCGGGGGGCTTACAACAAGATGGTAAACCTGCCTCCTGATATGTTAGCACAAGGTGTTATTGCTGCCTCTGCGGGCAACCATGCCCAAGGTGTCGCCCTCAGTGCAAAACGTCTGGGAACTAGAGCAATTATTGTCATGCCGGTAACTACCCCCCAGGTGAAGGTAGATGCAGTGAAGGCGCGGGGGGGAGAGGTGGTATTATATGGGGATACCTATGATGATGCCTACGCCTATGCTCGGAAGCTGGAGGCGGAAAAGGACTTAACGTTTATTCACCCCTTTGATGACCCGGATGTGATTGCTGGACAGGGTACCATTGGTATGGAAATTCTTCGCCAATACCAGCAACCCATCCATGCAATTTTTGTTGCCATTGGTGGTGGCGGATTAATATCAGGAATTGCCGCTTATGTCAAGCGGTTGCGTCCAGAAATCAAGATTATTGGTGTGGAACCCGTGGATGCGGATGCAATGAATCAATCCCTCAAAGCAGGTAAACGGGTGCGGTTATCCCAGGTGGGGTTATTTGCGGATGGGGTAGCAGTGCGGGAAGTCGGGGAAGAAACCTTCCATTTGTGCCAGCAGTATGTAGATGAAATTATTCTGGTCGATACCGATGATACCTGTGCGGCGATTAAAGACGTGTTTGAAGATACCAGATCAATTTTAGAACCTGCGGGGGCATTGGCGATCGCCGCTGCGAAAGCCTATGCTGAACGAGAGCAAATTCAGGGCAAAACCTTAGTAGCTGTCGCCTGTGGTGCTAACATGAACTTTGAGCGTCTGCGGTTTGTGGCCGAACGGGCAGAATTTGGCGAACGTCGCGAGGCTATCTTTGCTGTGACGATTCCGGAAGAGGCGGGTAGTCTGCGTAAGTTTTGCGAATGTCTTGGCAAACGCAATCTGACTGAGTTTAATTATCGCATTGCTGATCAAAAAACAGCCCATATTTTTGTCGGGATGCAAATTCAAAACCGCGCTGATGCTGTGAAGATGGTGCAAACCTTTGAAGGCTGCGGGTTTGAAACTATAGATTTAACAGATGATGAATTGACAAAATTGCATTTGCGGCACATGGTTGGTGGACATTCTCCCCTGGCGCATAATGAATTACTCTACAGATTTGAATTTCCTGAGCGTCCTGGTGCATTAATGAAGTTTGTCGGTTCTATGAGTCCTGATTGGAATATTAGCATGTTTCACTACCGCAACAATGGCGCCGACTACGGGCGAATTGTGGTAGGTATCCAGGTACCACCCCAAGAAATGCAAGAATGGCAAGCTTTTCTCGATACCCTCGGCTATCGTTATTGGGATGAAAGTCAGAATCCTGCTTACAAGCTGTTTTTGGGTTAG
- a CDS encoding peptidase domain-containing ABC transporter, with the protein MITAFSPQQLGEKLMGVLGETLSERELQSCLVAAEIIEPPVAKQFWQSIDMIPGIYIILTGKVRLLDSSERLITTLSAESSFGEQTLFPKSHFTPYIARASTNLKLCYLRQEVLERLVNKYTDICVRLYRKAELWDLLMLCRQNSEFPPHSSLVPGMLKALEMFERHSLEIGSVSEQVSQDAQLWLLHTGKLVNSQADSLTPGKIYAQPKQGNWQVKQPAIAYILKKSEWQTALEHCQELGELGEQTRDKRPGRSDIRPRKSFPGHQNPIPNVIPFPERERESKKQPKKLDAYFPSPKVQIWHWWGRLTKQYPFYAQQSGADCGAACLVMIGNYWDQRFSVNRLRDMTNVNRSGASLRALAAAAENLGFASRPVKATLEKLAEQPLPAIAHWEGKHYIVVYEITKKRVIVCDPALGQRSLTKSEFNQGWTGYALLLQPTSVLKDAKDESTSFWKFFSLIKPHYWVLLEVLIASIFIQLFGLVTPVFTQLLLDRVLVQRSVSTLNAVGVGMIVFGLFGIAMNGVRQYLLAHTANRVSISLLVGFIKHTFRLPLSYFESRFVGDIVSRIQENQKIQSFLTGQTLSIILDMMTLVIYLALMFSYSWRMALFVLLTVPPFFIMALASTNILRRISREIFNAGAEENSYLIESLTGIRTVRSLAIEQTVRWRWEELLHDLVKKGFNAQIIVNNLQIVSGVIQTFVNASLMWFGASQVIEGELTIGQLVAFNMLVGNVLSPFQRLSMLWNELQEIIISTERINDVLEAEPEEDLHKKPRKSLGKLRGNIRFENVTFRYHPESEKNVLENVSFEIQPEQMVAVVGRSGSGKTTLSKLILGLYPTTDGKVLVDGHNVSGVSLQSLRSQIGVVDQDTFLFGGTIRENISIAHPEASLEEIIQAARFAGADEFIQQLPMGYESQIGEGGGMLSGGQRQRLAIARALLGNPRLLLFDEATSHLDSESERIIQNNLKTILQGRTSVIIAHRLSTVRNADLILVLDRGLLVESGTHDELIVKKGHYYYLNQQQLSQAV; encoded by the coding sequence ATGATCACAGCATTTTCCCCACAACAGCTGGGTGAAAAACTCATGGGTGTTTTGGGAGAGACCCTTTCAGAAAGGGAACTGCAAAGTTGCTTGGTAGCAGCGGAAATTATAGAGCCGCCAGTAGCAAAGCAATTTTGGCAGTCTATAGATATGATTCCAGGGATCTACATCATCCTGACAGGTAAAGTCCGACTGTTAGATAGCTCTGAGAGGTTAATCACCACGCTGTCTGCAGAATCATCATTTGGGGAACAAACACTGTTTCCCAAATCACACTTTACTCCTTACATTGCTAGAGCTTCAACAAACTTAAAACTTTGCTATCTCCGACAGGAGGTATTGGAGAGGTTAGTAAATAAATATACGGATATCTGCGTTCGCCTATATCGAAAGGCAGAACTTTGGGATTTGCTGATGTTATGTCGGCAAAACTCAGAATTTCCGCCCCATAGTTCACTTGTTCCAGGAATGCTCAAAGCCTTAGAGATGTTTGAGCGGCACAGTCTAGAGATTGGCTCAGTAAGCGAGCAAGTATCTCAAGATGCCCAGTTATGGCTATTACACACAGGTAAACTGGTAAATTCTCAGGCTGACTCTTTGACCCCAGGTAAAATTTATGCACAGCCAAAACAGGGTAATTGGCAAGTAAAGCAACCAGCGATCGCCTACATTTTGAAAAAATCTGAATGGCAAACAGCACTAGAACACTGTCAGGAATTAGGGGAACTGGGAGAACAGACCAGGGACAAAAGACCAGGTAGGAGTGACATTCGACCAAGGAAGAGTTTTCCTGGGCACCAAAACCCAATTCCCAACGTTATTCCCTTTCCAGAGCGAGAAAGAGAGTCCAAAAAACAGCCAAAAAAACTAGATGCTTACTTCCCCAGCCCAAAAGTACAAATATGGCATTGGTGGGGACGACTCACCAAGCAATATCCCTTCTATGCCCAACAGAGTGGTGCAGACTGCGGTGCTGCTTGCTTAGTAATGATTGGGAACTATTGGGATCAGCGCTTCAGCGTCAATCGCTTGCGAGATATGACCAACGTCAACCGTAGTGGCGCCTCTTTACGCGCTCTAGCTGCTGCAGCAGAAAACCTCGGTTTTGCTAGCCGTCCAGTTAAAGCTACCCTCGAAAAATTGGCAGAACAACCTCTACCGGCGATAGCCCATTGGGAAGGTAAACACTACATCGTTGTCTACGAAATCACCAAAAAGCGCGTGATTGTCTGCGATCCTGCCCTTGGTCAACGCAGCTTAACAAAAAGCGAATTTAACCAAGGTTGGACTGGCTATGCATTGTTACTCCAACCCACATCCGTACTAAAAGATGCCAAAGACGAGAGTACAAGCTTCTGGAAGTTTTTTAGTTTAATCAAGCCTCACTATTGGGTACTACTAGAAGTCTTAATCGCCTCAATCTTTATTCAGTTATTTGGATTGGTGACACCGGTATTCACTCAGTTGTTGCTCGACCGAGTGCTTGTACAACGCAGCGTTAGTACCTTAAATGCCGTTGGTGTGGGGATGATCGTTTTTGGTTTGTTCGGTATTGCCATGAATGGAGTACGGCAATATTTGCTAGCTCATACAGCCAACCGCGTCAGCATCTCCCTACTGGTAGGTTTTATCAAACATACATTCCGCTTACCCCTTTCATATTTTGAGTCCCGTTTCGTCGGGGATATCGTCTCTCGTATCCAAGAAAACCAGAAAATTCAGTCCTTCCTCACAGGTCAGACACTCTCAATCATCCTAGATATGATGACATTGGTGATCTATCTAGCCCTGATGTTCTCCTATAGCTGGCGCATGGCCTTATTTGTGCTGCTGACTGTCCCGCCATTTTTTATCATGGCCTTGGCTAGCACAAATATTTTGCGCCGCATCTCCAGAGAGATTTTTAATGCTGGAGCCGAAGAAAACAGCTATCTGATCGAATCCCTCACCGGAATTCGTACAGTCCGCTCATTAGCAATAGAACAGACAGTGCGCTGGCGTTGGGAAGAACTGCTACATGATTTAGTCAAAAAAGGCTTTAATGCTCAGATCATAGTTAATAACTTACAAATAGTCAGTGGCGTCATCCAAACCTTTGTGAATGCCTCATTGATGTGGTTTGGAGCATCCCAGGTGATTGAAGGCGAACTGACGATTGGACAATTAGTTGCTTTCAACATGTTGGTAGGTAACGTCTTGAGTCCTTTTCAGAGGCTGTCAATGCTGTGGAATGAATTGCAGGAAATTATTATTTCCACTGAACGCATTAACGATGTCTTAGAGGCCGAACCAGAAGAAGACTTGCACAAAAAACCCCGCAAGTCCCTAGGTAAATTGCGTGGTAATATTCGCTTTGAGAATGTCACCTTTCGCTATCATCCAGAGAGCGAGAAAAACGTCCTAGAAAATGTCAGCTTTGAAATCCAGCCAGAGCAAATGGTAGCAGTGGTAGGCCGCAGTGGTTCTGGAAAAACAACCCTGAGCAAATTAATTTTAGGTTTATACCCTACGACAGATGGAAAAGTCTTGGTAGACGGTCATAATGTCTCTGGTGTTTCCTTGCAATCTCTGCGCTCTCAAATAGGTGTTGTCGATCAAGATACCTTCCTATTTGGTGGCACTATTCGTGAAAATATATCCATCGCTCACCCAGAAGCTTCTTTAGAAGAAATTATCCAGGCAGCAAGATTTGCCGGAGCAGATGAATTCATTCAGCAACTACCAATGGGTTACGAATCCCAAATTGGTGAAGGGGGCGGAATGCTTTCCGGCGGACAACGCCAACGCCTAGCTATTGCCCGTGCTTTGCTGGGAAATCCTCGATTGTTACTTTTTGATGAAGCTACAAGTCATTTAGACTCGGAATCAGAACGTATTATTCAAAACAACCTTAAAACAATTCTCCAAGGACGCACCAGTGTAATTATTGCCCATCGCCTATCTACTGTCCGCAATGCCGATTTGATTCTAGTTTTAGATCGCGGCCTATTGGTGGAAAGTGGTACTCACGATGAATTAATCGTCAAAAAGGGTCATTACTACTACCTCAATCAACAACAACTTAGTCAAGCAGTCTAG
- a CDS encoding peptidylprolyl isomerase has product MIENVTFSTSDIIHSLKLTCKIPDVLDTIATQKIISAAVQEAGIAVTPEELQEEGDKLRLEKKLVKAKDTWTWLEKHHLSVKEFEELVHNNVEKRKLANHLFAPQVEKFFYEHQLDYTAAVTYEVQLEDRDLALELFYALEEGEINFPEIARSYIQEPEQRRAYGYQGLKHRKDFRPEIAAAVFAATPPEILKPITTPRGVYLIWVEEVIQPQLDEQLRDKIITELFSNWLNQQVNSLLIVTQLDLNANVPPQKKLLEQA; this is encoded by the coding sequence ATGATAGAAAATGTGACCTTTTCCACTTCAGACATTATCCATAGCCTCAAACTTACCTGCAAAATTCCTGATGTATTGGACACCATCGCTACTCAAAAAATTATTAGTGCAGCGGTTCAAGAAGCAGGAATTGCAGTTACACCAGAAGAACTACAAGAAGAAGGAGACAAGCTGCGGTTAGAAAAGAAACTTGTCAAAGCTAAGGATACCTGGACCTGGCTAGAGAAGCATCATCTATCTGTGAAGGAATTTGAAGAATTAGTCCACAATAACGTCGAAAAAAGAAAGTTAGCCAATCATCTATTTGCGCCTCAAGTTGAAAAGTTCTTTTATGAACACCAACTAGATTATACGGCTGCTGTCACCTATGAAGTCCAGTTAGAAGATAGAGACTTAGCTTTAGAGCTTTTTTATGCTCTCGAAGAAGGCGAAATTAATTTTCCAGAAATTGCTCGTTCATATATCCAAGAACCAGAACAGCGCCGTGCTTATGGATATCAAGGACTTAAACACCGCAAAGATTTTCGCCCGGAGATCGCAGCGGCTGTATTTGCTGCTACACCACCAGAAATCCTCAAACCGATTACAACTCCCAGGGGAGTTTATTTAATTTGGGTGGAAGAAGTCATTCAACCGCAGTTAGATGAGCAGTTACGCGACAAAATCATTACAGAATTGTTTTCTAATTGGTTAAATCAACAAGTCAACAGTCTGTTAATTGTTACTCAGCTAGACTTAAACGCCAATGTACCACCACAGAAGAAACTACTAGAGCAGGCTTAA